GGCGACTGACGCCTTGGGCTAGCTACGCTTCGGCCGCCGTATCGCGCGTACTTTTCCGGACCCGCCGCCCCCGCAGTAGAAGCGGTCGCCGCCGTCCGCCTCGAGCCCGGAGACCTTGACGTCCGCGGGCATCGTCAGCGTTTCCTGGACTTCACCACTGCTCGAGTCGATGCGCCGCAGCTCACTCTCGTCGCCTTCCCAAGTGCCGTGCCACAGCTCGCCGTCGACCCAGGTGACGCCGGTGACGAAGCGGTTGGACTCGATGGTGCGGAGAACGGCTCCGGTTTCGGGGTCGATCTGGTGGATCTTGCGCGTCGGATGCTGCCCGACCCAGAGAAAGCCCTCGGCCCAAGTCAGCCCCGAATGGCCCCCACCCTCCGGCGCGGGGATCGTGCCCACGACGCTGCCGGTCTTGAGATCGATCTTCTGGATGCGACCGTCGGCAATCTGGAACAGATGCCGCCCGTCGAAAGCCGTCCCCGCGCGCGCGGGG
This genomic window from Candidatus Binatia bacterium contains:
- a CDS encoding PQQ-binding-like beta-propeller repeat protein; its protein translation is MRRLPAEIVREYGPFAGLHIAGVTFDGQSVWFASGDRVNALDPESGAVVRAIEVPARAGTAFDGRHLFQIADGRIQKIDLKTGSVVGTIPAPEGGGHSGLTWAEGFLWVGQHPTRKIHQIDPETGAVLRTIESNRFVTGVTWVDGELWHGTWEGDESELRRIDSSSGEVQETLTMPADVKVSGLEADGGDRFYCGGGGSGKVRAIRRPKRS